A section of the Planctomycetota bacterium genome encodes:
- a CDS encoding M23 family metallopeptidase has translation MFWVQAVLVASCLQSASGKATYRLPYEDGKSFPVTQGNDGSVSHRGAGRFAFDFGMPEGTPVCAARGGKVVAAAEDETARGASGKYGGLGNHVKIDHGDGTVGVYMHLKPQGVEVEVGETVLQGDIIGFSGATGNVTGPHLHFQVERDGRSIPIAFDDVETDGGVPQEGRSYTSRNTPGIPAEVKDRLTALRRAARLAEEEGAWGIVYRACKRLAEEKLRVPYPPQEEARRTMQAVAERAAEAARSRDLDGLFRARAAFEGAPDGPIRDALAALEKEPGYREARARARTWERFYRALRDEVEGKLPSARLQYRRVLTEGPDPDLASRVRRRLDAVEALLRERLRETRS, from the coding sequence ATGTTCTGGGTCCAGGCCGTCCTCGTCGCGAGCTGTCTGCAGTCCGCCTCGGGAAAAGCGACCTACCGGCTTCCGTACGAAGACGGCAAATCCTTTCCCGTCACGCAGGGGAACGACGGTTCGGTTTCCCACCGGGGAGCCGGGCGCTTCGCCTTCGACTTCGGAATGCCGGAAGGGACCCCCGTCTGCGCGGCCCGGGGCGGAAAGGTCGTGGCCGCCGCGGAGGACGAAACGGCCCGCGGCGCCTCCGGCAAGTACGGCGGCCTGGGCAACCATGTCAAGATCGATCACGGGGACGGCACGGTCGGCGTCTACATGCACCTCAAGCCTCAGGGGGTCGAAGTCGAGGTCGGCGAGACGGTCCTGCAGGGAGACATCATCGGCTTCTCCGGAGCCACCGGCAACGTGACCGGGCCGCACCTGCACTTCCAGGTGGAACGCGACGGACGTTCGATCCCCATCGCCTTCGACGACGTCGAGACGGACGGCGGCGTCCCCCAGGAGGGGCGTTCCTACACGTCGCGGAACACCCCGGGGATTCCGGCCGAGGTGAAGGATCGCCTGACGGCGCTCCGGCGGGCGGCGCGCCTGGCCGAAGAGGAGGGAGCCTGGGGGATCGTCTACCGGGCCTGCAAGCGGCTGGCGGAGGAAAAACTGCGCGTTCCCTATCCGCCTCAGGAGGAGGCCCGCCGGACGATGCAAGCCGTCGCGGAGCGGGCGGCGGAGGCGGCCCGGTCGCGCGACCTCGACGGACTTTTCCGGGCCCGGGCCGCGTTCGAAGGCGCTCCCGACGGCCCGATCCGGGACGCGCTGGCGGCCCTCGAGAAGGAACCCGGATATCGGGAGGCCCGCGCGCGGGCCCGAACGTGGGAGCGCTTCTACCGCGCGCTTCGCGACGAGGTCGAAGGCAAGCTTCCCTCCGCCCGGCTGCAGTATCGACGGGTCCTTACGGAAGGCCCGGATCCCGATCTGGCCTCGCGGGTGCGCCGGAGGCTCGACGCGGTCGAGGCGCTCCTGCGGGAGCGCCTCCGGGAGACGAGATCTTGA